CAGTGGGTCTAGGCAAGGTGAGCATCATGTTGCCAAAGCTCACTAGCTGTGCTGGCTCAAGTTACTGTTATCACAGTACACAAGGTGGATTAAGAGCATCTTGCAATACCAGCCTTCCACAAGTGAAATTCGCAAGAGATCTGTGAAAACCTGAGCATGGTTCAAAGCAAAATACTGTAGTTTAttgttaacacccccccccaaaaaaaaatctcaagtgGGAAGGTATGGAAGTTCCTACATTCCTACAGAATGGAACTTGGAGGACATTATCATTTTAATTACGTAATTGATTTGTCTAATCACATCCTTGGATGTCTATACTTGCAATCCTTGtcctttattaatttatttactgtttattgccaaaataggcttctaaggaATTTGAAAGTATGGAAATCAATTACATAAGCAATCTATACTGCGTATTAAAATCAACCTCAAACAGGATCAGAGCATTTTCTGTAGCAGCCCCAATACTATGGAGGGTCATATCAAGTATCTGCTTGCTTTCGGCTAACGTGAAATTATCCCAGTTGACCTTTGAAAACTGAAACTGAGGACTGCTTCCCATGTTTTACAGTGATTTTGTTGCCTTTTGTGGGGTATGGTTTTAATTAAATGTTtcgatgtttttattgttttattttaaatctgtaAAGCCCTATGATATATTTTATGAACAGCAGTGtataaatacttttaaataaacTGGGAGAAGGAAGAGCATGAAACAAAATGTTTTGGTCAATATGCTGTCAAACAAAGGTGACAAACCAAACATGTACCTTGCACAGAAGCGTGTTTCTTTCTTCTGCGTCAGGCAAAAATTGTGGTCAAACCCTCCAAGCTGAAACTTCTGCAGGTGTTTTCCAAACTCCACTGGCTTTCTCAGATCAAAACCTGTATCCTGCActgaagcaatttctcctaatggaGAAAAAACAATGAAACAGGCAAGGGAACTCTACACATTTAGCAACCTTCCACAGCAGCTCTTAAAAATGTGGATAGAACCAAGATGGACATCTGGAAATGGCAAGTTCCACCAAAAAGTCGACCACAGCAACAAACCACATACAGAACAATTGGATTCCCAAACCACAGGTGGTCTGAAAAGACACAGCCACTTAACATTGCCACCATTCCCACTTATACCAATATTGGGGAGCCTGTAGCTCTCCAAATGCCAATCCTGGACCACTatgtcctaccattaggcagagtgaggaagctgccttaggcagTAGGTATGAGGGGTGGGGACTGGACAGCTGTGAGTGTCACATGCCATGTTCTGTGTTTCCCTAAGCAAACTGCCCTCCTTTCGACGTCAAATTAAGATTTAACCTCCAtctaagacaggcttcctcaacctcggccctccagatgttttgagactacaattcccatcaacccttacCACTGGGACTGCTAGCTATGGATCAtgcgagttgtaggccaaaaacatctggagggccgaggtagaggaagcctgatctaagaACATAAGCAGTGTACTGCTGGGTTAGGCTAGCGGCCCAtataattcagcatcctgttttcacagtgaccaccCACCCTGTGTTTTTATGGCATTGTTCCAGTTTTGGAACTCAGGGCTAGCACCCTTCACTGAGGCCAGTTCTGCACAGTTGACCACGGCAGCTCCCTAGATAACATCTGTAGATTCAACAGCATTCAtcttaaaaaccaaccaaccaacctgtgGGGATCTGGGTTTCATCCACTGGCAGGTAAGAATCTGCCTGTATAGTAAATTCATGGTCGTAGATATTGGGTGATCCCTGAAATATGAAGAGAGGGGGGCGGGGAACTCTGTTATATCAGAAAACAGAAAGATTGAATTTTACACCACCCTTGTTGTAAACACAGAGCTGTAGGTACCTCCGAATCACAATAATCACTTTACTGAATCAAGGTCAAAGAAGACCAAGATCAATTGTTCTGGCATTTGGTCTCCAATAGTAAAAACCCACTCACAAGAAGCATATAAATAGGGTGGGGAGGGAgcaatggagtatcctgggaaaAGGTATGGCTGCCTGGAATCCTCAACACGGGCACAATTCTGAGTGCCTCCAAACTCTCCATATTTTGTAGGATTCAAGTATGTAGTGGAAGTTTAGGTTTGTGCATTTAAAGTAGATTAAAATCTTCTGTtcccctagtgcaacaaatccccttttattttttaaaacaaaatttgtgGTTTTGACAGTGACAAGGAAATGCATTGCAAAGTGTGGAATGAACACGTGACAaatgggaagatgtgtaaacaacacacaaacaaatccgaatgaatgctcagtaaaggcTGAGCAGTGTAAAATGTAAAGTATCATAGTTGCCATACACTGCTGAGatattccaaaaatgaggggtgctaaaaagttgtaatatGACATGGGGattcaaatatattttggttaaacTAATATAATTTAGTTTCGCTTGCAAAGTAAAATGTGTGTTAAATTGCATAGTGATCATTAAAAATGACTGCCatgtacttgcagttatattattattattattattatttattacttaacaTTACCTGACAATTCAGAACCTAAAATTAAAATTCTCTGATTTtccgaaagcagtttatgtgcttcttcaccaAATGTAGATTTACTCAGCTGAATGTTGTACAAGCACAAACATAACAGCAGATTTTAATTCCTCACATACAAAAACGTATTTTTAaaacccctcactgaagaaatttgcaaaaattaagttttgctccctaaaatgacatgccctaAACTAAGACGTACAGGAAcagtctaaaataaaataaataataaaattatggggTCCCTTCTCCCAAATGTTCCTATCCATTGTTCAAGTTCAGGGGCCTGAAGCCTCGCACCCTGTTCCATTACTTAGAGAAGTACAACCAACTTGGCAAGAAGGGATTGTTATCAGGCAAGATGAGAACTAATAACCGTATGGAGTGGAGACCCTGTGGggctccagatgtcattgggctgcaattcccatcagcccccaggcagcatgaccagttagcggggagttgtagtccaacatcatctgaaggaacacaggtccccccccccaatcctattCTACAGGATGTTACAGAATGGAAGAGTCAAATAGAGCTGCCTTACCTGGCCTGCAAGATTGAAGTACGCATGGTTGGTCAGATTGACTGGTGTGGTCTTACTGCTTTGAGCTCTGTAACTGATTGTTAGCTCCCCATCTTTGAGAGTATACGTCACCCAGACTTTCAGCTCACCAGGATATCCCTCTTCACCATCTGGACTTACTCTGAAAAACCGTACGCCATCTGGCAGCACTTCAGGTTCCCAGATAACCTGCAATACAATTTCattaatggttgttgtttttttaatcacattGGCTAGAGTCCAGCTACTAGACTGATGTATCTAGATGAGCCCGTGTGCCAAAAGATTACATATGACAACCATGGATCACTTCCAGGattcaaaatatttaaatcagtgtttcccaagcttgggcctccagctgttttcggactacaattcccatcatccctgaccactgatcttgctaactagggatgatgggagttgaagtccaaaaacagctggagacccatgcttgggaaacactgatttaaaagAACTTTGACCTGCAATGATGAGGACTAGAGACATACTGTCCTCTATGAAATCACCAGAGAGATGCTTCACAGAGCAGTTTGGCAAACCATTCTTCAAAGTGCTTCCCACCCTCCCACTGTTAAAACAGCTCACCTGGGCCACTGGTCACCCATGCtgtctgcttgcttgcctgctgtTCCGTTGTCATGCTGCCATTGGGACTGCAGCATGATGatagccttacatttttatgtatataggaagatatacaCACATGTAATGCACGCTATATAGTAAGTTTTGGTGAGAGAAGGTGATTCACACATAAAACAGCCTTCCTCAAACTTGTGCCTTccaagttttggactacaactctcaacaCAACCAGCCATCATATGATGAGGATTATAGCCCAAACCAGCTGGCACACACCAGGATGTAGAAGGCTGCTGTAAAATTTCTTAAGCCTCAGCACCTGGGAAAGGATTCTTCCAAACAAAAGCATGTGTTTCCTGCGCTGGTTAACTGGAGGCATGAATGGGCAGTCTATGACAAAAATCCAGCTGTTCCACCACGGTGCCAACACTGAGCAGGCCACAAAAATAAGGTAACACTACAGCACAGTTGGCATAACGGATCTTCACAGCTCAAACCCATTTAATTCAGTAAGGTTGTAATTCTGGCCGGTTGGTGTCCATCAGAGATGGGAACACAGGTGGGCGAAAATGATTGGGAAAATGTGTTACTGTACTGAATCAGCCAAAGATCTATTCTTAAGTTTGTTCTTAAAAGGAAGGAtagcagctcagtggtagaacatctgccctGTACatagaaggctgcaggttcgatccctagcATTTCCTGTTAGGGCTAAGAAAGGagtcttgtctgaaaccctggagagccactcccagtcagtgtcaacagtatTGAGTTAGGAGGGCAAGTTATCtgtctcagtgtaaggcagcttcctaagtgaTATGTTTTCATTAGGCAATCTGTTTTCatttagggttgtcatatttcaaaaaaccAGGACAACCtgaaagttgagctttttttaaaaaggaaaccacCATAATGGTTGAGCAATTTTTAAGAAAACCAGAAAGTTGTtggactttcttttcttttacaaaaacacGAGTTTTTGATTGATGATCCAAGACAAAGCACCACCatttggaaattccccccagacatCAATTCCCCCTTTGAAATCCCAGTTATGTCGGATATATGCCAGCCCaaattaattatttttgttgCTTGCATCAgactgtcttgagagacaatggagtgtgcctcggggggggggggggaccgttcCGTTAGTAGCACACAAAAATACCCCCCTCAGCTGCACTGATGTGgccccaaggaaagcagagcaataggtttggcaccagcttgacttcAGGAGTTGCCCGAAAGAGGCGTACAAGGttccatccaactgtcttaggaactacactctggatttgtgtagggtttgctccttagcctgtTCTCCCagagatcagagttttccttctcctagatgggctaccttcccaggtggatgagcaccatctgcccctcacttccctctacagcttgTGCAGAAACagtcttcttgaccattggacccactcttggtctcatccgctcagaCCGCCacagcctgtctttgcatgcaggggaagtccttaacTCTTCAAGGACTTGAgaccaccagaggtactaccccctcccctaacaccccatacacccaaAATTTATGATACTCATTACTGTTTTAAAAGATTAGAAAGCTTTGACTGGAACtggaataaataaagcaagcaaagtTAATCAAGCAACCAAACCAAGTGTGAAGGAGGAAGCAAAACCTGCAGATGCAAACAAATTGGGTGGATCCTTATGTCAGCCAGCGGTAGTTCTATAAAAAGCTAAAACCACCACTGAGTTTAGAAGCGTATCTATATCTATAGCTTTGCTATCTGATGGGACTCCTCATCAGAATCGCCTCAAATTACACAGGAAATAGTTACAGCCGACAAGACATCCAGCCTCAAATTGGTCAAACAGAAAAACCTCACATGTTGATTTCATTACTTCTCTGTAAGTATTTTCCTGTTTGGATATAATTACTATTCTGTATACTAATCCTGCTATTTGCACTAGAAGatggatgaggaatctgtggccctggaGATATTGTTAGATTACTAACTGCTCCCATCAtgctagtggtcccttccaactctgattctctgcctgaccattggtcatgctggcctggggctgatggagttcaacaacatctggagggtcacaggttccccatcgcaGCACTAAAGTGTGCTATAACTTGTCCAGTTTTTGCCTTTCTTTGGGAGCGACTCTTTCCCTCTTCCATTCCGGTTACGATCACAGCGGTCTTTTAACATCAGTAAAGGAGGATCCTTTCTCAGAGTCTTCCCTTTTCAGGGAGACACTGAGAAAGGTCCAAGCCTGGCttcaaggaaggaagaaaagaattgGGAGTTCACAGAAGTGTCTGCATGCGGAAGTGAACTTCCCAGAagtctctggttggccactgagagaagagAATGCCGGTCTAGATGGCCCTTTGTTTTTATCCAGCAACATAGTGTTCTCGGCTTACTTGAATATGTCAGCATGCCCTGATAGtaaatacagtgggaccttggttctcgaacaaaatccgttccggaagcctgtttggcttctgaaatgttcaaaaaccgaggtgcggcttccgattggtgcaAGAGtttcttgcactcagcagaagctgtgtcgcacattcgggttccaaaaaatgttcaaaaacagaagTATTTCCTTCCAGGTTTTctgtgttcgggagccaaaacgtacgacaAGGGAGGCTtttgggaaccgaggttccactgtactgacaTTGTTATTCACTTGAGCGCAAGCACATTTACCTTATCAAAACCTTTCTTTCCTCCATGCAGACTGTTGGGTCCGTTGTTGATGGCCAATTGATACTCCACTCCTTCCACTGTAAATTTCCCTCTGGCAATTCTGTTAGCAACCCGTCCAACGACAGCTCCAAAGTAGGGGTGCTTGTTGGTGTACCCTGGCCAATAAAAGAAAGTGCGGAGCAGCCTTAGATTTATAAGGTCAATTACATTTCAATGCTCAACATTGGAAGCTAGCTAGAGCTTTCAttatattctatttttaaaggAGGGGCAGTTAACTGTACCCCTGACCAAAGCTTCTTCCAATAAACCCCCCATCCAGTAATCCCTTAGGAAAGGGGGGCCTCGGATAGGCTCCCAAACTCTTCCACATGAAGGTGTATCATATCCATTCACTCCATTGGAAGAAACACATCCATATCTGACACAGCTCCTCCCATCTTAATTAAAATTAGTAAGAACTGGAagtctgtgagagccagtgtagtgtagtggttaagagcggtagactcgtaatctggtgaaccgggttcgcgtctctgctcctctgcatgcagctgctgggtgaccttgggctagtcacacttctttgaggtctctcagccccactcacctcacagagtgtttgttgtgggggaggaagggaaaggaatatgttagccgctttgagactccttcgggtagtgataaagcgggatatcaaatccaaactcttcttcttcttcttcttcttcttcttcttcttcttcttcttcttcttcttcttcttcttcttctccttttttgtgtGGTCATGCCGCTGGCTAAGTTCCACACTGCTGCAGGTGGCATGCCTCTTGAACTCAGTTGCTAGGAAGAAGTGGGGAGAGTTTGGTTGCACTCAGGGTGCATACAATTGCTCCCCAAGTCTTGTGCCTTTT
Above is a window of Lacerta agilis isolate rLacAgi1 chromosome 3, rLacAgi1.pri, whole genome shotgun sequence DNA encoding:
- the GALM gene encoding aldose 1-epimerase, producing MTEVKREKFGEWRLGGGTVEKFLLKSSTVKVEIISLGCIITALETKDKDGKFSDIVLGFDHLEGYTNKHPYFGAVVGRVANRIARGKFTVEGVEYQLAINNGPNSLHGGKKGFDKVIWEPEVLPDGVRFFRVSPDGEEGYPGELKVWVTYTLKDGELTISYRAQSSKTTPVNLTNHAYFNLAGQGSPNIYDHEFTIQADSYLPVDETQIPTGEIASVQDTGFDLRKPVEFGKHLQKFQLGGFDHNFCLTQKKETRFCARAHHPPSGRMIEVYTTQPGIQFYTGNSLDGTLRGKGGCVYPKHSGFCLETQNWPNAVNQPNFPDSLLHPGEEYKTTTCFKFSVA